The following are encoded in a window of Prochlorococcus marinus str. MIT 1013 genomic DNA:
- the urtB gene encoding urea ABC transporter permease subunit UrtB gives MQLILESLFNGVAIGSVLLVAALGLAIVFGLMGVINLAHGELMMLGAYSTYITQLIFKQVSFLKPFYDSYVIVAIGIAFLVSGTVGILLERTVIRRLYGSPLETLLATWGVSLILQQFVRSVPLAYGSGLVIALFFGLFSPLFISEDLLHGAKGKLIRASTWGLSALLGVATGGILSSLVSKLSRASARNVDVTAPSWMRGGIDFVGITFPKTRLLIILITLISVLVVIFFLDKTAWGIRIRAVTQNRPMSDCLGISTQTVDIITFGIGSGLAGVAGVAVSLLGSVGPNVGGNYIVGCFMVVVLGGVGNLLGTILASFSIGIMTDLIGAGRLLTIWPDMPSPLYSTVDFFATTSMARVMIFALIVIFLQFRPTGMFPQKGRMVES, from the coding sequence GTGCAACTTATTCTCGAAAGCCTTTTTAATGGCGTTGCTATTGGCTCAGTTTTGCTTGTCGCAGCACTGGGACTTGCAATTGTCTTTGGATTAATGGGTGTCATCAATCTTGCTCATGGTGAATTGATGATGCTTGGAGCATATTCAACTTACATAACCCAATTAATTTTCAAACAAGTTTCTTTTTTAAAACCTTTTTATGATTCATATGTCATTGTTGCTATTGGGATTGCTTTTTTAGTTAGCGGAACAGTTGGCATTCTTTTAGAGCGAACAGTTATTAGACGTCTCTATGGAAGTCCGCTGGAAACACTTTTAGCGACATGGGGAGTTAGCTTAATACTGCAACAATTCGTGAGAAGTGTTCCACTAGCCTATGGCAGTGGACTTGTGATAGCTCTGTTCTTTGGCTTGTTTTCACCGCTATTTATTTCGGAGGACTTACTTCATGGCGCAAAAGGTAAATTAATAAGGGCGTCTACTTGGGGCCTCTCAGCGTTATTAGGTGTAGCAACAGGAGGTATTTTATCGTCTTTAGTAAGTAAACTTAGCCGTGCTAGTGCAAGGAATGTTGATGTTACTGCTCCTTCTTGGATGAGAGGTGGAATTGATTTTGTTGGAATTACTTTTCCTAAAACTCGTCTTTTAATAATCCTTATTACCTTAATATCTGTTTTAGTAGTGATTTTCTTTCTTGATAAAACAGCTTGGGGAATAAGAATTAGAGCAGTAACTCAAAATAGACCTATGAGTGATTGTTTAGGTATATCAACACAAACAGTAGATATTATTACTTTTGGAATAGGTTCTGGTCTGGCTGGTGTTGCAGGAGTTGCTGTTTCACTCCTTGGCTCAGTGGGACCAAATGTTGGTGGCAATTATATTGTGGGATGTTTTATGGTTGTTGTTCTTGGTGGAGTAGGCAATTTGTTAGGCACAATCCTTGCTTCTTTCTCTATTGGAATAATGACCGATTTGATAGGAGCAGGAAGGCTACTTACCATTTGGCCAGATATGCCATCCCCTCTTTATTCAACGGTAGATTTTTTCGCGACAACAAGCATGGCTAGAGTAATGATATTTGCTCTAATAGTAATATTCCTTCAATTTAGACCAACAGGGATGTTCCCTCAAAAAGGAAGAATGGTGGAGTCTTGA